One window of Metopolophium dirhodum isolate CAU chromosome 3, ASM1992520v1, whole genome shotgun sequence genomic DNA carries:
- the LOC132941314 gene encoding uncharacterized protein LOC132941314, whose protein sequence is MISLLVLITVCFVLSSADSPVNWTVDENTVPESLPDLMRNKYYRNEEIQNAVFWAYKIQYDVISEHNGRVYDAETPLGYFNDALILPKTRASLINSNIVFENNTISGLLDFKSNNIVIRWSQDLVSTEITWKELQIVGRYVFVDEWRYVTGEYKMFVENVMYQIDTPLSKNIELYPSSAPNSVISYSKFRTTFTGHYAISDGFSATRYFLEEVAFAHVADYVLEMTRQNVTSAIRAAVQPYVQYRNRSDPHFPASAGRLDNGRFFAVSDPFVDGLDTALQKVNSVWTEPNTGVLMVAVEHTLHNLNGTFNLHVVSELAELQQPGHVIDFVMDRVRLSIAYDVLRPNCLCSAIVKVYKITTWSRDSQEDTGHLPQVAAAFANTVEDHLSIGTCAAIAKTNKYGTNPCQ, encoded by the exons ATGATATCGTTATTGGTTTTAATCACAGTGTGCTTTGTGTTGTCGTCAGCAG attctccAGTAAACTGGACCGTGGACGAAAATACAGTACCAGAATCGTTACCCGATTTGATGcgcaacaaatattatagaaatgaaGAAATTCAAAACGCCGTGTTTTGGGCGTATAAAATTCAGTATGATGTTATTTCAGAACATAATGGTCGCGTATACGATGCAGAAACACCATTAGGATATTTCAACGATGCCTTGATTTTACCTAAGACCAGAGCATCATTAATAAATTCCAACATCGTATTCGAAAATAATACCATCAGTGGCTTATTGGATTTTAAAAGCAATAATATCGTCATACGATGGTCACAAGACCTG GTATCTACAGAGATAACTTGGAAAGAGCTACAAATTGTTGGCAGATATGTATTTGTAGACGAGTGGAGATACGTAACTGGCGAATATAAAATGTTCGTAGAAAACGTTATGTATCAGATCGACACGCCGTTATCCAAAAACATAGAATTGTATCCTTCGTCGGCGCCAAATTCAGTCATATCTTATAGTAAATTTAGAACTACTTTTACTGGACACTATGCAATTTCAGACGGATTTTCGGCTACACG GTATTTCTTGGAAGAAGTGGCATTTGCACACGTCGCGGACTACGTTTTGGAAATGACACGGCAGAACGTGACGTCGGCCATCAGAGCGGCAGTCCAGCCGTATGTACAGTACAGGAACCGGTCAGACCCACACTTCCCGGCCTCCGCCGGACGGCTGGACAATGGACGGTTCTTCGCAGTCAGCGACCCGTTCGTCGACGGCCTGGATACCGCGTTGCAAAAGGTGAACTCTGTGTGGACTGAACCGAACACGGGCGTGTTAATGGTCGCCGTCGAGCATACGTTGCACAACCTTAACGGTACGTTTAATCTGCACGTCGTCTCAGAGCTAGCCGAACTGCAGCAGCCCGGCCACGTAATCGATTTTGTCATGGACCGGGTCAGACTGAGCATCGCGTACGATGTACTAAGGCCCAACTGCCTTTGTTCGGCCATCGTGAAAGTGTACAAGATAACCACGTGGTCACGTGACAGTCAAGAGGACACGGGGCATCTGCCACAAGTGGCCGCCGCTTTCGCCAACACGGTCGAAGATCATTTGTCCATCGGCACGTGCGCAGCCATCGCAAAAACCAACAAGTACGGTACCAATCCATGCCAATGA